TGAGCGGCTTGGAGAAGGCGTGGTTAGAGAGCTGGAGGTGATCCCCATCAGCATGTTTGAGGGGCGCCTGGTGGTGGCCATGGAAAATCCGATGGATCGTGAGGCGATTGAGGTTATTCGCTTTAACTGTAACGTCACCGTTGAGGCAGTGATGGCGGATGTGGCAGGGATTAGAAAAGCGATCGATTTTTATTACTCTGCTGCGGCCGGGAGCGAATTTTCCGATCTTGAAATAGAGGATGATGGGCTGGATGATGACTTGCACAGTCAGGAGCTGGAGCAGAATGTATCGGATAACCTTGTCGTTAAAATGGTGAACAAAATTGTCATCGATGCCCATGCTCAGGGGGTTTCCGATATACATATTGAGCCTTATCCGGGCAAAAATAAAACCATTATTCGTTTTCGAAAAGATGGCACGATGCTGGAGTATGTACAACTCCCCTCCCAATATAAAAATGCGTTGGTTGCCCGTATTAAAGTCATGGCTCTGCTCGATATTTCCGAAAAACGCCATCCCCAGGATGGGAAGATTGACTTTAAAAAGTTTGGCCCATTGAACATTGAACTACGGGTTGCCACCGTACCGACAGCCGCTGGCCTGGAAGATGTTGTGATGCGTATTTTAGCGGCGGGCGAACCGATTCCGCTGGATAAATTGGGTGTCAGTGATCACAACCTGGTGCGGCTTAAAAAACTCATATCCAAACCCTATGGAATGATTTTTGTCTGTGGCCCTACCGGGTCGGGTAAAACCACTACACTGCACTCGATTCTTGGTCATATTAATGTTCCTGAGCGTAAAATATGGACAGCTGAAGATCCGGTTGAAATTACTCAAGTTGGACTTCGCCAAGTACAGATAAACCCGAAAGGGGGCCTTACTTTTGCTGATGCGATGCGCGCCTTTTTGCGTGCAGATCCCGATGTGATCATGGTAGGTGAAATGCGCGATAAAGAGACCACCGGCATGGGAATCGAAGCCTCATTAACGGGGCACCTGGTCTTTTCAACACTTCACACCAACAGCGCGCCTGAGAGTATTGTGCGTCTGCTGGATATGGGGATGGATCCCTTTAACTTTTCCGATGCGCTGTTGGGTGTTCTGGCACAGCGACTGGCTAAACGCCTCTGCTCAGAGTGTAAGCAGGCCTACCACCCGGATGAATCAGAGTTAAGAAATTTACTGGATGAGTACTGTAGCGATATGCCAGCTGAGGGGGATGAAGCGCCTCAGCAGAAAGTACTGGCCGAATGGAAAAATCTTTTTCTGGATGAGGATGATAAGTTTACACTCTATAAGGCGCAAGGGTGTGATCATTGCAGTGATACCGGTTATGCTGGGCGCTTGGGGCTGCATGAGCTACTGGTGAGCAGTGATGACATTAAACGGGCTATTATTGGTAAAATGCCGATCGTTGATTTGACCCGCCTGGCGATGACCGAGGGGTTGCGCACACTGTTACAGGATGGCATTGAAAAAGTGCTGCAAGGTTCAACGGACATACACTGTATTCGTGCGGTGTGTAGCAAATAGTTGCAAAAGATCCTTGGCGCAGAGGTCTCACCTTAAACGTAGTGAAGTTTTAATATGATCAAGTGGCAGCACGTTGATACGGTAATGCTGGATATGGATGGCACGTTGCTGGATCTCAACTTTGACAATAGCTTCTGGCAACAACAACTGCCACAGTATTACGCAAAAAAACACCAACTTAGCTTTGAAGAGGCGCGCCATGAGCTGATGACGCGCTACGCACAGCACAAGGGCACGCTCCAGTGGTACTGTCTTGATTACTGGCGAAAAAGTCTGGATATTGACTTGATGATGCTGAAAAAACAAACAACCCACCTTATCAAGGTACTCCCCCATGCGATCGAATTTATCGATCAGCTGCGCCAAGTGGGCAAGCGGGTTTTATTGGTGACCAATGCACACCCGGATAATCTGCTGCTAAAAATGGAAGTGACACAACTCAACCACCACTTTGATGAGATTATCTGCTCCCACGATTACGGGTACTGCAAAGAGGACCAGCGATTTTGGTCAGCTTTTGAGCAGCAACACGGGTTTGATGCCGGTCGTTCGTTGATGGTGGACGATAATTTACAGGTGTTAGCCAGTGCGCGGAAGTATGGTATTGCGCAACTTTTAGCCGTGCGCAAACCGGATAGCTCCCGACCAGAAACTCCGGTTGTTGGATACCCTTCCGTAAGTGATTTTTCTGAAATTATACCCAGCATCGGTTGATTTGGATCATTCGTAACTATTCAGCGTAAATAATTAAAAAATACTTAGAGACCTTACTGGCATCGGCAGCAACCAACGCCCGAAGGTCTAGGATAGCGGCTAGGTTTAGGGTAGGTGAGAGGGTATGGCAGCTACTCAAGGTTGTAAGAAAAGGGTAGATCAACTCCCGTTGACCTACCGCTATTGCTTAGAGAGTGTTCAGTGATGCAGAGCACTCTCTACTTCGGCGAAGGTGCTGGCAATTTCGATGACCTCCACCTGTTTATTCATTAGCCGGCTGATGTGAGAGAGTGAAAAAATACCGCAGATCGCTTGTTGCCCATCGGCTTGGCGATCAGCAATCAGGATGTGGTGTCGACCGCTGCGCTTGAGTGTTGCGAGTATGTTGCCCGTTTTTGCATACTCTACGTCACTGAGATCAAGCACTTGAATCTTCTCAATCGGTGTCATCACATCTTCCACATTGATATCATCTCGTTTACATCCGACCCGCTGCATATGTTTTATTGGCTTTTCTCCCAGTATATCGATGCTGGTGATAATGCCTTTGAGGTGTTGATCTTCATCAACCACAAACAGCATACGCACCGCTCTTTCAATCATTTGGTGGTTGGCTTTTTTTAGTGGGGTGCTGGCCCGGGTGGTTGCGGGTATGACTTGGTTAAGGTTTGTCATCACCTTGGCTGCGGGGCTATCTTCCGTGATCTCGGTCATATAGTCCGCACGGGGTCGTATGACCGGTGTTGGTTTATTGAGTGTTGTCTGTTGAATGGCTGCATACTTTGAATGCATAATCTCCTCTCCTTTGGTATCAACTTTAGAATGGGGCTGTTTAAACCTAGTTTAGTAAAGTTGATTATTCAAGTCGGGAATTAAGCGCCACCCATTTTGGGGGGAGGAGAAGAGTGACAATTCTAGTGATTTCTTTCGGTGATGGTCGTTTTGGGGCTACCTGCAATGGTGGTTTGGGTGTTCATCAACTGACTGATGTGTGAAAGCGAAAAGGTGCCGCATATTGTGAGTGAACCATCACTTTGATAGCTGCCAATCAGGGCGTGGTGTCGGCCACTCTCCTTTAAGGTGCTGATGATGTCACCGACCTTCGCGCGTTCGATATCACTGTAGTCCAACACCTCTATTTCACTGAGTGGTGTCATCAATTGCTTCACGGTTATTTCATGGGCACCGCAGCGAAAACTGCGCATATACTGGACCGGTTTTTCACCCAGTAGGTCATTGCTGGTGATGATGCCTTGTAGCTGCCGGACCTCATCCACTACAAATAGCATGCGGACACCACGATTTATCATCTGTTGGTTGGCATTTTTCAGGGTGCTGTTTGCATGGGTTGTGGCCGGGGTGGTGAGCTTTAGGTCGCTCATCACCTTAAATGCGGGGCTTTCCTCAGTGATCGCCATAGTGTAGAGAGTGGAGGGTGGCGTGATTGAGGTTGGCCGTGCTAGTGTTGATTGTGGGATGGGTGTGTAGTTTGCTGCCATGACCGCCTCTCCTTGATATTTTATGCAGATTTCATTAAACCCTAGTTCACTACGGAATATTGTTCAAGGTAGCTTTTTTTCTTTTTCTGCAGGGGCGTGTTTGGTATGGTGAGTGTGAACATAAAAATTAAGGTCTACCGATGAAAAAAGTCATTGTGTTGCTGTTACTGTTGCAAGCCCTACCACTCTCAGCGTCAGAGTATAAAAATTCGATTGAGTTGCCGAAGGATATCTCCCTACTACTGAAACAGGAGATGCAGCAAATACGTCAAGGTATGGAGTCTCTTACCTGGCTGGTTGCATCTGGTGATTTCTTAGCGGTAGCGAAGGTCGCTCAAGCGTTAGAAGAGGGCTATGTAATGAAGCGTAAACTTAGCAAAGAGCAGCGCCATATACTGGTTGCCGCACTACCCGCCGGTTTTAAAGCACTTGATCAGCGCTTTCATGCGCAAGCCAGTCTGTTGGCTGCCGCAGCACAGCAATATAACGCAGAGCTAGTTAATTTTTATATCTATAAAATGAATGAGGCGTGTGTCGCCTGTCACTCACAATTTGTGAGTGACCGGTTTGATGGTTTTTCACCACCCTCAGCACAGCACAGTCACCACTAATAAAGCGAACGTCTCCAGTAGGCGTTTCTACAGTAAAAACGCTACTGGGGTAGATACTTCTGGGTGATAGGATTTGGCGGTTGATCGACGGGCAAAATTACGGATAAGAGGGTTCAGAAGTATCTAGAATATCACTAAAAACCTTCGGAATAAGGATGATGGAAGCATGTTTTTTTAAGCGTGGTAGAGTGGGTTTTTTACGCGCTTTTAGAGATAGGATAAAATTGGTAGCGGGGACAGGATTTGAACCTATGACCTTCGGGTTATGAGCCCGACGAGCTACCAGACTGCTCCACCCCGCATCAACTGGAGCGCATAATAGCAGCTTGGCGTGGTAATGCGAGAACTATTTATCCCTCACCCTCAGATATAAGTAAGGGTTAAGCCTAACTAATTGATTTAACATTAAAAAATAAACCGCTCAGGGTGCGCCGTCTCGTTGATTTCATGAGTAATTATGGAGATGAGGCAAAATACCGTGAAGCCTTGTGTAAAATGCGCTGGCTAAGGTGAGTATCACTGTAATGAATGCGTTGCACCCAGATGGCCGCTAAGCCTCCTTCACCATATGTCCGTAGCCGGTAGATAGTTTGCTCCCGCAATATCTGCATTTCCGTCGTTCATGGCGGTCAACCCGTATTCGCCAACATGTGCAGCAACAAAGGACTCAATCGCTTTAGCTTGAGAGGAAAAAACAAAGTACAAGGCCAATGGCAACTCTACTACTGAGTGCGCAATTAGAGAGAAACTGGCCAACTATGGAAAGAGGGTAAAGTAGAGGTCAAATAAAGCGCTCAATAGCCCGAAAATACCGCCATTTACAGGTAAATATCGGACTGAAAGATGATTGTCATTGAAAGTGATGTGGAACTGAGTAATGGTTAGGGTGATCAAAAAAAGAGATACTGGGCAGGTAGTAAGTGACTCTGAATGGGTTTTTCTACAGCCTTGTTAGATTCAAGCTGGGACAATAGGGGGCAAAATGAGTTTTGCCAAGCAAAGCTAAGGCCTCCCGACCCCCAGATAGAAACCTCTAAACCGCAGAAAGCCTTGGCTGTATAATGGTTAGCAACGAAACCCACCGTCATCCAATGGGTGCACAGCTCAAGGCTTATGATGATTCTACCCTACAAACTTGATACCACAAACGACTTACTCACATCCCGTGCCGGCTTATTAGCCACGGCCCAGTTAATGGACTCTCTCAATCTCGCCGAGCGTATTGATCACCACTTTCCGCTGCCCAAAAGTAATCGCGTGTATAAACCATCTGAATTCATCAAGGCGCTCATTTTAATGCAGTATGAAGGCCGCTTTCACCTAGACGATATTTGCCACCTTGGCGCTTGTATGCCATGGCGGCAAAGGTGGTTAAGACGGGACGACAATTATTTGTAAAGCTAAAGGAAAAACATCGAACACTACTGGAGCAAGTGCTGGCTGCCCTGAATGAGCTCAATCTATGGTTGAACGCAATCAGAAACCAAGTGCTAACCAAAGACTGGTGGAAGATATTAGGCGCAAAAATTCGAGGGCATTATGAATATTACGGGGTAAGTGAAAACTACCGTTCCATTTATAAGTTCTACAAACTGGCCATAAAACTCGCGAAGAAGTGGATGAACAGACGAAGTCAGAAGCGGAAAATGAGCTGGGAAAAAATGATGAGTTATCTTCTTCTCTACCCACTGCCGAAACCACGGGTTGGGCATAATTTTTTACGCAGCCACATAAAGTTGTGAATTAAATTGAAGAGCCGTATGAGGGGAATCTTCAAGTGCGGTTCTGTGAGGGGCGCCATGTTTCCTTGCGTTTACAAATTAATAAACATAGGAGACATCAATGTCTATTCAACACTCAAGAAGAAATGCTCCGTGTCTCTGTGGAAGCGGAAAGAAATTCAAGAAATGTTGTGAAAAAAAAGGGAAGCTGCGCTCTGCTAACCCCTCAGATGCGGAATTTAACTCGCTTGTCAGTCTCTACAATTTGGGGCGCTATGGTGAGCTGGAAAGTGGGAGCCGTTCTTTGATTGAGCGATTTCCAGATGCGGGCCCTGCTTGGAAGTTATTAAGTGTTGCTTTGTTAATGCAGGGGAAGGTTGCCCTGCCAGCTTTTCAGAAAACGGTGATATTGATGCCTAATGATGCTCAGGCGCATTTTAATCTGGGTTCTGTTTTGAAGAATATGGGTTGCTTTGAAGAGGCGATTGCTTGTTTTCGAAGGGCACTTCACATTAACCCGGCCTACAGTGAGGCGTTAAGTAATATGGGCAGCGCTCAGAGTGGTCTTGGTAATTTCACTGAAGCGGTGGCTAGCTTTAGCCGGGCGCTTAAAGTGGCTCCAAACAGTGCGATAGCGCATAACAACATGGGGATAGCGCTGAGGCAACTGGGTAAAACTGAGGAGGCGGTGAGTAGCTTTAATTGTGCGTTGCAGGTCAACCCAGGCTATGTCGAGGCAATGAATAATTTAGGCAATGCTCAGATAGATCTTGGTGAGTTCGGTGAAGCAAAAGATTGCTTTAAACGTGTACTGGCGATAGACCCGGGCAATGCAGCGGCTTATTGTAATCTGGGCAATGCTCAGGTGGAACTTGGGGCGCTTAATGAGGCTGTAGATTGTTTTAGGCGTGCGCTGACCATTAATCCAAGGTCCTCGGAGGCATTAAATAATTTGGCTAATGCGCAATGCGATTTTGGGCAGCTTAATAATGCGATTGAGAGTATTCGCCAGGCTTTAGAAATAGACCCTGATTTTCCTGCGGCCTTTAGTAGTTTGCTCTTTCTCCAGAATTACTCTGCCGCCCATGTTTCCCCCGCTTTTTTAAAGGAGGCTCATCAGTATGGTCGAATGGTCACTAAAAAAGCGCTATCGCCATTCACTGCGTGGCGGTGTGCTGTCTCCCCCGAGCGATTGCGTGTTGGTGTTGTATCAGGAGATTTGCGGACTCATCCTGTTGGATTTTTTTTAGAAGGGCTGCTGGCTCAAATAGATTCTACAAAAATTGAGTTAATTGCTTATTCTACCCAACCTCAGTTTGATGAGCTTACTGATCGTATAAGGCCACTGTTTAGCCATTATAAGCCATTATTCGGCCAAAGCGACCAGGCAGCTGCTGAGCTAATACATGGCGATGCGGTACATGTTTTGGTTGATCTTTCTGGTCACTCTATCCATAACCGGTTGCCTGTATTTGCGTGGAAACCGGCTCCCGTGCAGGTGAGTTGGTTGGGTTATTTTGCAACCACGGGTGTGAAGGAGATCGATTATTTGTTAGCCGATAAGATCTGTGTACCCGAAGCACGGCAGAGTGATTTTAGTGAAACGGTATGGTATCTGCCTGATACGCGATTGTGCTTTACACCGCCAAAGGGTGATTCTACAGTCACAACCTTGCCTGCGTTGCGAAGTGGTTTTATTACTTTTGGCTGTTTTCAGGTGTTAGCAAAAGTCAGTGATGAAGTGCTTGATACATGGTCAAAAATACTCTCTGCGTTACCCAATGCTCGCTTGCGTTGGCAGTGTAAGCAGTTTGCAAGTGCTGATGTGGTCGAGGAGGTCTCGCAACGCATACAGCAGCATGGAATCAACCTTGAACGGGTTGATATGTATGAAGCAATATCTCGAGAGGCATATCTGATGGCGCACTCAGATGTCGATATGATATTGGATACCTTCCCATACCCTGGGGGGACAACAACGTGTGAGGCGCTGTGGATGGGGGTGCCGACACTGACGCTGGCTGGGGAGGCTCTGCTGGCTAAGCAGGGGGAAAGTATTAACAGGGTCGTGGGATTAAATGACTGGGTGGTGAGTAGTACGACAGACTATATTGATAAGGCGGTTACTTTGGCGAGTGATTTACCCCTGTTGGCCGCACTCCGCGCTGGGTTGCGTGAGCAGGTTAGTTCATCACCACTGTTTGATTCTGCGCTATTTTCAAGGAACCTGGAGCATGCATTATGGGGAATGTGGCAGGCGCATGCTCAGCTTAATAAAGAGCCGTAAATTTTGAATAGTGACCTCATTTTTTATCTTTTTCGGTCAATCTTTTAAGGTTGCTTATCACCTGCTCGGTCCGCAGGATATTGATTTGTGCCTGTTTGTTGTCCGGGGACAATTTTAGTACTTGGCTCCAGCTGGTAATGGCATCGGAAAACTGGTCCTGGCGGTAATATTTTCTGCCTTGCTCTAGGTGCTGCTCGACAACTTGCTCGATCGCTTTGTGTAGCTGCTGTTGTAGTGGCTGAATCTTTTCACTGTTTCTGTTGATTGCTTCGGCCTGTTTTAGGAGGACGATGGCTCGCTCCAACTCTCTTTTTTCCAGAGCACTTTCCAGTTGTGAGGTTAACGCTCTGAGCCGTTGCCGTCTCTGTTGGGCAAGGCTCTGTTGCCTCAGCTCTATGTTCTCCTGGTGCTGTTGCGTCAGTACGTTCTCCAGCGCTGCTTTGGCCTTTTTACTCTCTGTTGTGGCGCTTAGCTGATAGGCCAGCGGTAGTGTCTGCTGGGCGAGAACCAGGTTCTTTTCTTGTAGGGCTTGCTGACCTGTTTTTAGTAGTTTTTTGACCATTGATTGTGTTTTTTTACGATATTTAAGAGATCGCTTTTTTGCATCTGGATTTTCAGGGTCGAGGTGTAGCAGTTGTCGATCAATGGTCATGTTGGCATAGAGTGCTTCTGAGTTGGCGATGAGTCGCTCAATTTCAAGGTGTTGCTGCTCTTTTTCCTGGATGGCTTTCCAGCGTGCTTTTGCTTGTTTTAATGCCGGGCTGTCGGGGATGCGGTGCTCAGCTTGTAATAGCAGTCGGTTGGCCTCTTCCCAGCGCTGGTCACTGATCTGTTGCTCCAGTTTTTTCGGCAGGGCGGCCTCGTAGTTGGCGATAACTTTTTCG
The Gammaproteobacteria bacterium genome window above contains:
- the tadA gene encoding Flp pilus assembly complex ATPase component TadA, translating into MDTTVDKTELPYPSLLIEDSDIAVGPKSAIIVTLISGKKLKGRLVEFLPNSPTMAVAGKGGEKLVIHLGLIKTLTFPTKRNRKTRQPVLDEAQGVEMPPSSQPFKITFNDGSEVKGETLGYRPDQHGLHLFPLMDENLFIQTFYSHRAIKNYQVGEFLGELLLKDGLVTESDLQQAVETQSCDRKQQLGDYLVSNAIVSSEDLQKALLRQRSMPNMRLGEILVSEGLVNEAQIDEALAAQKVDRGRPLGEILVSQGVVEQIDIQRSLAKKLGIPFVNLAEYQIPPDVIERLGEGVVRELEVIPISMFEGRLVVAMENPMDREAIEVIRFNCNVTVEAVMADVAGIRKAIDFYYSAAAGSEFSDLEIEDDGLDDDLHSQELEQNVSDNLVVKMVNKIVIDAHAQGVSDIHIEPYPGKNKTIIRFRKDGTMLEYVQLPSQYKNALVARIKVMALLDISEKRHPQDGKIDFKKFGPLNIELRVATVPTAAGLEDVVMRILAAGEPIPLDKLGVSDHNLVRLKKLISKPYGMIFVCGPTGSGKTTTLHSILGHINVPERKIWTAEDPVEITQVGLRQVQINPKGGLTFADAMRAFLRADPDVIMVGEMRDKETTGMGIEASLTGHLVFSTLHTNSAPESIVRLLDMGMDPFNFSDALLGVLAQRLAKRLCSECKQAYHPDESELRNLLDEYCSDMPAEGDEAPQQKVLAEWKNLFLDEDDKFTLYKAQGCDHCSDTGYAGRLGLHELLVSSDDIKRAIIGKMPIVDLTRLAMTEGLRTLLQDGIEKVLQGSTDIHCIRAVCSK
- the yrfG gene encoding GMP/IMP nucleotidase, which produces MIKWQHVDTVMLDMDGTLLDLNFDNSFWQQQLPQYYAKKHQLSFEEARHELMTRYAQHKGTLQWYCLDYWRKSLDIDLMMLKKQTTHLIKVLPHAIEFIDQLRQVGKRVLLVTNAHPDNLLLKMEVTQLNHHFDEIICSHDYGYCKEDQRFWSAFEQQHGFDAGRSLMVDDNLQVLASARKYGIAQLLAVRKPDSSRPETPVVGYPSVSDFSEIIPSIG
- a CDS encoding CBS domain-containing protein; this translates as MHSKYAAIQQTTLNKPTPVIRPRADYMTEITEDSPAAKVMTNLNQVIPATTRASTPLKKANHQMIERAVRMLFVVDEDQHLKGIITSIDILGEKPIKHMQRVGCKRDDINVEDVMTPIEKIQVLDLSDVEYAKTGNILATLKRSGRHHILIADRQADGQQAICGIFSLSHISRLMNKQVEVIEIASTFAEVESALHH
- a CDS encoding CBS domain-containing protein, with the translated sequence MAANYTPIPQSTLARPTSITPPSTLYTMAITEESPAFKVMSDLKLTTPATTHANSTLKNANQQMINRGVRMLFVVDEVRQLQGIITSNDLLGEKPVQYMRSFRCGAHEITVKQLMTPLSEIEVLDYSDIERAKVGDIISTLKESGRHHALIGSYQSDGSLTICGTFSLSHISQLMNTQTTIAGSPKTTITERNH
- a CDS encoding tetratricopeptide repeat protein translates to MSIQHSRRNAPCLCGSGKKFKKCCEKKGKLRSANPSDAEFNSLVSLYNLGRYGELESGSRSLIERFPDAGPAWKLLSVALLMQGKVALPAFQKTVILMPNDAQAHFNLGSVLKNMGCFEEAIACFRRALHINPAYSEALSNMGSAQSGLGNFTEAVASFSRALKVAPNSAIAHNNMGIALRQLGKTEEAVSSFNCALQVNPGYVEAMNNLGNAQIDLGEFGEAKDCFKRVLAIDPGNAAAYCNLGNAQVELGALNEAVDCFRRALTINPRSSEALNNLANAQCDFGQLNNAIESIRQALEIDPDFPAAFSSLLFLQNYSAAHVSPAFLKEAHQYGRMVTKKALSPFTAWRCAVSPERLRVGVVSGDLRTHPVGFFLEGLLAQIDSTKIELIAYSTQPQFDELTDRIRPLFSHYKPLFGQSDQAAAELIHGDAVHVLVDLSGHSIHNRLPVFAWKPAPVQVSWLGYFATTGVKEIDYLLADKICVPEARQSDFSETVWYLPDTRLCFTPPKGDSTVTTLPALRSGFITFGCFQVLAKVSDEVLDTWSKILSALPNARLRWQCKQFASADVVEEVSQRIQQHGINLERVDMYEAISREAYLMAHSDVDMILDTFPYPGGTTTCEALWMGVPTLTLAGEALLAKQGESINRVVGLNDWVVSSTTDYIDKAVTLASDLPLLAALRAGLREQVSSSPLFDSALFSRNLEHALWGMWQAHAQLNKEP